From a single Girardinichthys multiradiatus isolate DD_20200921_A chromosome 17, DD_fGirMul_XY1, whole genome shotgun sequence genomic region:
- the gnsa gene encoding N-acetylglucosamine-6-sulfatase, translating to MESTRSCFRSLLSYLLICVTLWSEQSCGLFGQSNRRPNIVLILTDDLDVALGGLNPLSKTKKLIGDAGISFTNAFVASPLCCPSRASILTGKYPHNHHVINNTLEGNCSSTAWQKSEEPQTFPALLKIYGGYQTFFAGKYLNQYGHAEAGGVEHVPPGWSYWVALEKNSKYYNYTLSVNGKTQKHGADYSKDYLTDLLANRSLEFLQYKSSNQPFFMMVSTPAPHSPWTAAPQYKDHFNDTKAPRDPNFNVHGKDKHWLIRQAKTPMTNSSIQFLDNAFRKRWQTLLSVDDLVEKIVKKLEVRGELENTYIFFTSDNGYHTGQFSLPLDKRQLYEFDIRVPLMVRGPNIKPNQTSQMPVANVDLGPTILDIAGYNVNKTQMDGMSFLPIMQGKMNSSSWRTDILVEYEGEGRNISDPACPLLGPGVSECFPDCVCEDSYNNTYACVRTIAPSANLQYCEFDDDEVFVEVYNVTADPYQLNNIAKTIEQEVLEKMNHRLMMLQSCSGQTCRTPGVYDPRFEFITRQLFSSHTWRPCRVGQK from the exons ATGGAGTCAACCCGCTCCTGTTTCAGGAGTTTATTGAGTTATCTGTTAATCTGCGTCACTCTGTGGAGCGAGCAAAGCTGCGGGTTGTTTGGACAATCCAACCGGAGACCAAACATCGTCTTAATCCTCACTGACGACCTGGACGTCGCGTTGGGCGGCTTG AACCCACTGAGCAAAACCAAAAAGCTAATTGGTGACGCGGGGATATCCTTCACAAACGCA TTTGTTGCCAGTCCTCTCTGCTGCCCGAGTCGAGCCAGCATCCTGACTGGGAAATACCCCCACAACCACCACGTCATCAACAACACGTTGGAGGGGAACTGCAGCAGCACAGCCTGGCAGAAGAGCGAAGAGCCCCAGACTTTCCCCGCTTTGCTGAAGATCTATGGAGGCTATCAGACCTTCTTCGCAGGGAAATACCTCAACCAG TATGGACACGCTGAGGCTGGTGGAGTGGAGCATGTTCCTCCAGGCTGGAGCTACTGGGTTGCACTG GAGAAGAACTCTAAATACTACAACTACACTCTGTCCGTGAACGGGAAGACTCAGAAACATGGAGCAGACTACagcaaagactacctgacagaTCTGCTG GCCAACAGGTCTTTAGAGTTCCtccagtataaatccagcaacCAGCCGTTCTTCATGATGGTGTCCACGCCGGCCCCCCACTCCCCCTGGACGGCAGCTCCTCAGTACAAGGACCACTTCAACGACACAAAGGCTCCCAGAGATCCCAACTTTAATGTCCATGGGAAG GACAAACATTGGTTGATCCGCCAGGCTAAAACTCCCATGACCAACTCCTCAATTCAGTTCCTCGATAATGCCTTCAGGAAACG ATGGCAAACTTTACTGTCAGTGGATGATCTGGTGGAGAAAATCGTGAAGAagttggaggtcagaggtgaacTAGAGAACACCTACATCTTCTttacttctgataatggctacCACACAG gTCAGTTCTCTCTGCCACTGGACAAacgtcagctctatgagttcgACATCAGAGTTCCTCTCATGGTCAGAGGACCAAACATCAAACCCAACCAGACCAGCCAG ATGCCAGTGGCAAACGTCGACCTCGGGCCGACCATCCTGGACATCGCCGGCTACAATGTTAACAAGACCCAAATGGATGGCATGTCCTTCCTGCCCATCATG CAAGGGAAGATGAACAGCAGCAGCTGGAGAACAGACATCCTGGTGGAGTATGAAGGAGAAGGAAGGAACATTTCGGACCCAGCTTGCCCGCTGTTGGGACCGGGAGTTTCG GAATGTTTCCCAGACTGTGTGTGCGAGGACTCGTACAACAATACTTATGCCTGCGTGCGCACCATTGCCCCCTCTGCCAACCTGCAGTACTGCGAATTCGATGACGACGAG GTGTTCGTGGAGGTGTACAACGTGACGGCAGATCCTTACCAGCTGAACAACATCGCAAAGACCATAGAGCAGGAAGTGCTGGAGAAGATGAACCATCGGCTGATGATGCTGCAGTCATGCTCTGGGCAGACGTGTCGAACACCTGGAGTTTACGATCCAAG
- the dennd6b gene encoding protein DENND6B isoform X2, with translation MDPLDGFDSPRRDEATADSRSAWTRFSSWLECVCVVTFDLELGQAIELVYPQDVKLTEKEKTSICYLSFPDSYSGCLGDTQFTFRLRQSVGRQGFRDNIYNRDAPVALQREKAHFFGYVYFRQVKDASMKRGYFQKSLVLVSRLPYTHLFHSLLQIIAPEFFEKLEPFLEAVCNEIDQWPPPTPGQTLNLPIVGVVLQIRIPSKTDKPGGSPIRQITKENLLPAPTLLPTIHELDLFKCFQSVLIHLQMVWELALLGEPLVIMAPSPTVCSETVLALVSSISPLKFCCDFRPYFTIHDSEFREYTTRTQAPPNVVLGVTNPFFIKTFQNWPHIVRLGELKMAGDLPKQVKVKKLSKLKTLDTKPGIYTAFKTFLHKDKILIKRLLKGIQRKRPSEAQSAILRRHLLELTQSFIIPLERYMASLMPLQRSVTPWKVRPFNQDEFMSTLDHAGPQLTSMLRGDWMGLYRKFFRSSNFDGWYRQRHREMTEKLESLHLETISDADLLGWTKDKSEVEIVDLILKLREKLIKARRQQLQVKDGVLEKLDVFINSIVRSLPEELQPVLNAH, from the exons ATGGACCCATTGGATGGGTTCGATTCTCCCCGACGGGACGAGGCTACGGCAGACAGCCGGTCCGCTTGGACCCGCTTCTCCTCCTGGCTGGAGTGCGTGTGTGTGGTTACCTTCGACCTGGAGCTCGGACAAGCCATTGAG CTAGTTTATCCTCAGGACGTGAAACTCACAGAGAAAGAG AAAACCAGCATCTGTTACCTGTCCTTCCCCGACTCCTACTCAG gGTGCCTTGGGGACACCCAGTTCACTTTCAGGTTACGCCAATCAGTTGGACGTCAAGGTTTCAGAGACAACATCTACAACAGAGATGCCCCCGTCGCGCTGCAG AGAGAAAAGGCACATTTCTTTGGCTATGTCTACTTTCGTCAGGTGAAGGATGCCTCCATGAAGAGAGGGTACTTCCAGAAG TCCCTAGTGTTGGTGTCCAGACTGCCCTACACACACCTGTTCCACTCTCTGCTGCAGATCATTGCACCAGAGTTCTTTGAGAAGCTGGAACCGTTTCTGGAAGCAG TGTGCAATGAGATTGACCAGTGGCCCCCTCCCACACCTGGACAGACACTCAACCTGCCCATTGTGGGCGTTGTCTTACAG ATTAGAATTCCTTCAAAAACAGACAAACCTGGAGGAAGTCCCATCAGACAGATAACTAAAGAG AACCTCCTGCCAGCTCCAACGCTACTACCGACCATCCATGAACTGGACCTCTTTAA GTGTTTCCAGTCGGTTCTGATTCACCTGCAGATGGTGTGGGAGCTTGCGTTGCTCGGGGAGCCGCTGGTCATCATGGCACCGTCTCCAACAGTCTGCTCAGAAACTGTACTGGCTCTTGTCAG CTCCATAAGCCCTCTGAAGTTCTGCTGCGACTTTCGGCCGTATTTCACCATCCATGACAGTGAGTTCAGAGAGTACACCACCAGGACACAGGCTCC TCCAAATGTGGTTCTGGGAGTCACCAACCCATTTTTCATCAAGACATTTCAGAACTGGCCTCACATCGTTCGACTGGGAGAGCTCAAGATGGCAG GTGATCTTCCGAAGCAGGTGAAGGTTAAGAAGCTGTCCAAACTAAAAACACTTGACACCAAACCAG GGATCTACACAGCCTTCAAAACCTTTCTACACAAAGACAAAATTCTTATCAAGAGACTGCTGAAG GGGATCCAGAGGAAGAGACCGTCAGAAGCTCAGAGCGCCATCCTGAGGAGACACCTGCTGGAACTCACACAGAGCTTCATTATTCCCCTG GAGCGGTACATGGCGAGCCTGATGCCTCTGCAGAGATCCGTCACACCCTGGAAG GTTCGTCCCTTCAATCAGGACGAGTTCATGTCCACTCTGGATCACGCTGGCCCTCAGCTCACCTCCATGCTCCGAGGTGACTGGATGGGTCTGTACAG GAAGTTTTTCAGGTCCTCCAACTTTGACGGCTGGTATCGTCAGCGCCACAGAGAGATGACGGAGAAGCTGGAGAGCCTCCATCTGGAGACAATCTCTGATGCA GATCTGCTGGGCTGGACCAAAGACAAGTCGGAGGTGGAGATCGTGGACCTGATCCTGAAGCTCAGAGAAAAACTG ATCAAAGCTCGCCGGCAGCAGCTACAGGTTAAAGATGGAGTCTTAGAGAAACTAGACGTTTTCATAAACTCCATAGTCCGCTCACTGCCTGAAGAACTACAGCCTGTCCTGAATGCACACTGA
- the dennd6b gene encoding protein DENND6B isoform X1, with translation MDPLDGFDSPRRDEATADSRSAWTRFSSWLECVCVVTFDLELGQAIELVYPQDVKLTEKEKTSICYLSFPDSYSGCLGDTQFTFRLRQSVGRQGFRDNIYNRDAPVALQREKAHFFGYVYFRQVKDASMKRGYFQKSLVLVSRLPYTHLFHSLLQIIAPEFFEKLEPFLEAVCNEIDQWPPPTPGQTLNLPIVGVVLQIRIPSKTDKPGGSPIRQITKENLLPAPTLLPTIHELDLFKCFQSVLIHLQMVWELALLGEPLVIMAPSPTVCSETVLALVSSISPLKFCCDFRPYFTIHDSEFREYTTRTQAPPNVVLGVTNPFFIKTFQNWPHIVRLGELKMAGDLPKQVKVKKLSKLKTLDTKPGIYTAFKTFLHKDKILIKRLLKGIQRKRPSEAQSAILRRHLLELTQSFIIPLERYMASLMPLQRSVTPWKTPPQVRPFNQDEFMSTLDHAGPQLTSMLRGDWMGLYRKFFRSSNFDGWYRQRHREMTEKLESLHLETISDADLLGWTKDKSEVEIVDLILKLREKLIKARRQQLQVKDGVLEKLDVFINSIVRSLPEELQPVLNAH, from the exons ATGGACCCATTGGATGGGTTCGATTCTCCCCGACGGGACGAGGCTACGGCAGACAGCCGGTCCGCTTGGACCCGCTTCTCCTCCTGGCTGGAGTGCGTGTGTGTGGTTACCTTCGACCTGGAGCTCGGACAAGCCATTGAG CTAGTTTATCCTCAGGACGTGAAACTCACAGAGAAAGAG AAAACCAGCATCTGTTACCTGTCCTTCCCCGACTCCTACTCAG gGTGCCTTGGGGACACCCAGTTCACTTTCAGGTTACGCCAATCAGTTGGACGTCAAGGTTTCAGAGACAACATCTACAACAGAGATGCCCCCGTCGCGCTGCAG AGAGAAAAGGCACATTTCTTTGGCTATGTCTACTTTCGTCAGGTGAAGGATGCCTCCATGAAGAGAGGGTACTTCCAGAAG TCCCTAGTGTTGGTGTCCAGACTGCCCTACACACACCTGTTCCACTCTCTGCTGCAGATCATTGCACCAGAGTTCTTTGAGAAGCTGGAACCGTTTCTGGAAGCAG TGTGCAATGAGATTGACCAGTGGCCCCCTCCCACACCTGGACAGACACTCAACCTGCCCATTGTGGGCGTTGTCTTACAG ATTAGAATTCCTTCAAAAACAGACAAACCTGGAGGAAGTCCCATCAGACAGATAACTAAAGAG AACCTCCTGCCAGCTCCAACGCTACTACCGACCATCCATGAACTGGACCTCTTTAA GTGTTTCCAGTCGGTTCTGATTCACCTGCAGATGGTGTGGGAGCTTGCGTTGCTCGGGGAGCCGCTGGTCATCATGGCACCGTCTCCAACAGTCTGCTCAGAAACTGTACTGGCTCTTGTCAG CTCCATAAGCCCTCTGAAGTTCTGCTGCGACTTTCGGCCGTATTTCACCATCCATGACAGTGAGTTCAGAGAGTACACCACCAGGACACAGGCTCC TCCAAATGTGGTTCTGGGAGTCACCAACCCATTTTTCATCAAGACATTTCAGAACTGGCCTCACATCGTTCGACTGGGAGAGCTCAAGATGGCAG GTGATCTTCCGAAGCAGGTGAAGGTTAAGAAGCTGTCCAAACTAAAAACACTTGACACCAAACCAG GGATCTACACAGCCTTCAAAACCTTTCTACACAAAGACAAAATTCTTATCAAGAGACTGCTGAAG GGGATCCAGAGGAAGAGACCGTCAGAAGCTCAGAGCGCCATCCTGAGGAGACACCTGCTGGAACTCACACAGAGCTTCATTATTCCCCTG GAGCGGTACATGGCGAGCCTGATGCCTCTGCAGAGATCCGTCACACCCTGGAAG acTCCTCCGCAGGTTCGTCCCTTCAATCAGGACGAGTTCATGTCCACTCTGGATCACGCTGGCCCTCAGCTCACCTCCATGCTCCGAGGTGACTGGATGGGTCTGTACAG GAAGTTTTTCAGGTCCTCCAACTTTGACGGCTGGTATCGTCAGCGCCACAGAGAGATGACGGAGAAGCTGGAGAGCCTCCATCTGGAGACAATCTCTGATGCA GATCTGCTGGGCTGGACCAAAGACAAGTCGGAGGTGGAGATCGTGGACCTGATCCTGAAGCTCAGAGAAAAACTG ATCAAAGCTCGCCGGCAGCAGCTACAGGTTAAAGATGGAGTCTTAGAGAAACTAGACGTTTTCATAAACTCCATAGTCCGCTCACTGCCTGAAGAACTACAGCCTGTCCTGAATGCACACTGA
- the gcc1 gene encoding GRIP and coiled-coil domain-containing protein 1 has protein sequence MEKFGMSFGGGPSRKELLDTIESQKKQLVQYQTRFKDVVRAYKSLLKEKEALEASLKVLTVTQDLDLKQQKQDTARRLDLLDDGSSLHSEDSVDTAASVDAASETTREAQSEDDQGEPGQRSGSTPDAGSSSVEVEQQQTPTLSIMEADRRIVQLKGQLSTLTASLATVTQEKSRMEASFQADKRQLKQEVQELQERLAAVTAEQEAELHALQQQVAEGRARIITQQHEREQEQGDHVQQLRELQRLLQQERDLHQDAELRLHDANTALLTTSQAVDRGAESEAHLNQVREERDELRRRLHAAEEEQKKPDPRVEELQRELQELKNCFRQQIHNETKKVCEAEERARERAQAAELRVAGLEQRVSELSELLGSCEKAKQRDQQTTQRLRDRILQLDNENKTLAIAASSRLSTDLSLDESQLDVAVLKDKLQMVKKLLLLAAQKNPDQNIQDLAVTEEEPGVDKTTTLVYQQELQQLRDEFERYKLRAQVVLKNKTTKDGCQAKELEEVRDQLSELREKYITLRIQSDEAEALHRQQLEEQQQQMVALQHSHKQELEQVEVQHRNQLQRLEAELHKHRERTMALLDEKDQELERLRSAVLSCSRETSDMADSQQEAGSDCEGDVVSQALRQATPTESTMLLYAEQVARKEVEVGGLRRQKNRLEEDLHQLQARLIASAERHEEETVELRGRLDKLIRDQNREGANLEYLKNVIYKFLTLQDSSGRLQTLNAILTILHFSPQEKHDVMKLQGPAWWGPIRR, from the exons ATGGAGAAGTTTGGGATGAGTTTTGGTGGTGGTCCCAGCAGGAAGGAGCTGCTGGACACCATCGAGTCTCAGAAAAAGCAGCTAGTCCAGTACCAGACCCGCTTTAAGGATGTAGTCCGGGCCTACAAGAGTCTTCTGAAGGAGAAGGAGGCTCTGGAAGCCAGTCTAAAGGTCCTGACCGTTACCCAGGATCTGGACCTTAAGCAGCAGAAGCAGGATACTGCCAGGCGCCTGGACCTGCTGGATGATGGTAGCTCTCTGCACAGTGAGGACAGTGTGGACACAGCAGCATCTGTGGACGCAGCCAGTGAGACCACGAGGGAGGCACAAAGCGAGGACGACCAGGGAGAACCGGGCCAGAGGTCTGGCTCTACG CCCGATGCTGGCAGCAGCAGCGTGGAGGTGGAGCAACAGCAAACCCCAACGCTCTCCATTATGGAGGCTGACCGCCGCATCGTCCAGCTAAAAGGGCAACTGAGCACACTCACTGCATCCCTGGCCACTGTGACGCAGGAGAAATCTCGGATGGAGGCGAGCTTCCAGGCCGACAAGCGTCAGCTGAAACAGGAAgtgcaggagctgcaggagcGTCTGGCAGCCGTGACGGCAGAGCAGGAGGCAGAGCTGCACGctctgcagcaacaggtggcAGAGGGCCGTGCTCGCATCATCACACAGCAGCACGAGCGGGAGCAGGAGCAGGGAGACCATGTCCAGCAGCTGAGAGAGCTGCAGAGACTTCTGCAGCAGGAGCGAGACCTGCATCAGGACGCTGAGCTGCGTCTGCATGACGCCAACACCGCCCTTCTCACCACCTCGCAGGCTGTGGACCGGGGGGCGGAGTCGGAGGCTCACCTGAACCAGGTGAGGGAGGAGAGAGACGAGCTGCGGAGGAGGCTGCACGCTGCTGAGGAGGAGCAAAAGAAACCAGATCCCAgagtggaggagctgcagcggGAACTGCAAGAGCTGAAGAACTGCTTCCGGCAGCAGATCCACAACGAGACGAAGAAG GTGTGTGAGGCAGAGGAGCGTGCTCGTGAGCGAGCACAGGCTGCAGAGCTTCGGGTGGCAGGTTTGGAGCAGCGCGTCTCAGAGCTGTCAGAGCTGCTGGGATCCTGCGAGAAGGCGAAGCAGCGGGACCAGCAGACAACTCAGAGACTGAGAGACCGGATCCTGCAGCTGGACAATGAGAACAAGACTCTGGCCATCGCCGCCTCCAGCAGGTTGAGCACAGACCTAAGTCTGGATGAGTCACAGCTGGACGTGGCTGTTCTGAAGGACAAACTGCAGATGGTGAAGAAGCTGCTGCTTCTGGCAGCTCAGAAGAACCCAGATCAGAACATCCAGGATCTGGCCGTTACGGAGGAGGAGCCTGGGGTGGACAAAACGACCACACTGGTTTACCAgcaggagctgcagcagctgagGGATGAGTTTGAGCGCTACAAGCTGCGTGCCCAGGTGGTGCTGAAGAACAAGACCACTAAGGATGGCTGCCAGGccaaggagctggaggaggtccGGGATCAACTGTCGGAGCTCCGGGAGAAGTACATCACTCTTCGGATCCAGAGTGACGAGGCAGAGGCGCTACACCGCCAGCaactggaggagcagcagcagcagatggtGGCGTTGCAACACTCTCACAAACAAGAGCTGGAGCAAGTGGAGGTACAGCACCGGAACCAGCTGCAGCGACTGGAGGCTGAGCTCCACAAACACCGGGAGAGGACGATGGCACTGCTGGACGAGAAGGACCAAGAGCTGGAGAGGCTGCGAAGCGCTGTGCTCAGCTGCAGCCGCGAAACCAGCGACATGGCCGACAGCCAGCAGGAGGCCGGTTCTGATTGCGAAGGTGATGTGGTCAGCCAGGCCCTGCGGCAGGCCACGCCCACAGAGTCCACAATGCTTCTGTACGCCGAGCAAGTGGCACGcaaagaggtggaggtgggcGGTCTCCGGCGGCAGAAGAACCGGCTCGAGGAGGACCTGCACCAACTGCAGGCCAGGCTCATTGCCAGTGCTGAGCGGCACGAAGAGGAGACAGTGGAGCTGCGGGGCCGGCTTGACAAGCTAATCCGGGACCAGAACAGAGAGGGTGcaaacttggagtacctgaagaACGTCATTTACAAGTTCCTGACACTGCAGGACAGTAGTGGGCGGCTGCAGACACTCAACGCCATCCTGACCATCCTGCATTTCAGCCCACAGGAGAAACACGATGTCATGAAGCTGCAGGGGCCCGCCTGGTGGGGCCCCATACGGAGGTGA